The Peromyscus eremicus unplaced genomic scaffold, PerEre_H2_v1 PerEre#2#unplaced_1143, whole genome shotgun sequence DNA segment ACATCTGCTCTGGATCCTTCCATATCTTCTCCCGGATGCACCCTCAGCTCTGTGGAACAGACTTTGTGCACccccttgctttctctctcttcacctcATTGAGCTGTTGCTTCTGTGTCCACTAAAGGCTAATTCCTCCCTAACGCAGCTCTGCTTCCCTCTCCCACACTACAGGATACGCCCACATCACACTGAGCGAGGACGTCAGTTCAAGCTTGTCTACCAGATTCTGGAGGGAGGATAGCACCACAGGCAGGGGGGCCAGGCCAGAGACGACCAGCAGTCACAGTGCCCACCACAATCAAGGGAGCCAGTCACCCTGTCCTGATCAGCACAGCCCCAGAGTCCCATCACCATGGACTCTGCAGAGTATGTGCTCTGTGGTTGGAAGGGCCAGCTGTGGCCTGCAAGGGTGTTGTCCAGACCCGGGATTTCAGCCCATAGTAAGAGGAGAGGGGCATCTTTCCTGGAGGTCCAAATTCTGCCTGTGGGTGAGAAGACCAGAGTAAGGAGCACAGAGGCGAGGCCCCTAACCAAGTCTGAAACCGTAACCATCGCCTCCTTGGCAGGAAAGGAGTCACAGGGCAAAAGCTCGCCAAGGCAGACCAGGGCATACAGAAAAGCCCTCAAGGTGGCACTGGATGTTCTGGGCGAGGGAACCTGCTTGTATCAAGGAGGAAGGGCAGGTGGCCGAAGAACCAGCACAGCGGCGCCAAAGGTTCGGAAAGAGCAGGCCAGCTCCAGCCCACACCAGCGCCTGCACCTCCAAGGGCGCAACCAGAAAGGCCAAGGGCTCTCCCATAGGAGTCCTGGGAAGCGGGGCCGCCCGGGACCTGTGTTGATGGGCTCACCGAATATGCCTGCAGTGCAAGGGGGGAAAGCCCGGGCACACAGTGCTGTTGGGCACGCTCACTTTGAAATGCAAGGAAACATGCTAAGACGCACCAGAGTGTGGCCAGGTTCCTGCAAGACACCAGCAGGAAATGCTGGTGATAATCCCAGCAAGAGAAAGCTGAGCACATCCAAGCTCAGGTCTTTGAGCGCCCCGGCCTCCAGGGAGGGTGCCCTGGATAAAAATGAGCAGCAGGCTGCCTCTGGGCCACCGAGGCATGCCTCTACCTTGCCCAGAGCTCTCAAACAACAAGCACGGTGCGGCGGCCTAGAGAACCGGGCTATTGGAGCCCAAAGGAAGACCACCCTCCCAGAGAACAAGGAGGACCCCGGCCGGGGGACCCCGAAACCAGACTCAAAGGGAGCATCGGCAGCCTGCATGCCTCCATTCCCGAGGCTACGAAGATCTCTCCGCATTGCTAGCCGGAAAAGGAAGATCCATGTGCTGTGTGCGCAATGCGGGCTCCCAGAATTGGAAACTAAGGTGCACTCAAAGGTCACTAACACCAGGGTCAAGAGGAGAGCCGCTGGAGTTCAAGAAGACCGCCAAGCCACCAACGTGGCTTCTGCTCAGGAGCCGAGTACCATCGAACGAGGGATGCTGGTCTGGTTCAAATTCCAGGACCTTCCTTTCTGGCCGGCGGTGGTCAAGAGTGTCAGCAAAAACGACAAGATAGCGAGGGTGCTGTTGATCGAGGGCAACATGCAGTTTGAGCACAGGGGTGTCAGAGTCCCTCTCCGCAAGCTGAAGCACCTGGACTGTGGAGCAAAATTATCGCTCCTGAGGAGAGCCAGCAGAGTGTACAGCCAGGGCATCAACTGGTGTCTCTCAGTGATTGACCACTACAGAGAGGACCTTGCCTGTGGCTCCTTCCTGGGCTCCTTTATGGACTACTACACCTCCCAAGCCAGTTATCCGCTAAGGAGAGCCATCCAAGAGGGTGACCTGCACATTGATTTCCCCAAGGTGAGCTATGCCGACTTGGAAGattgggaggaggagacagcccTGGGTGGGAAGGGGCCACGCAAGAAACTCCTGCCTGACCGCATGAGGGCCGCTTGGGACAGAGCCAACCAGAAGCTAGTAGACTTCATCGTGAAGAGAAAGGGGGCCGACCAGCACCTGCTGGATATTGTGAAGGGCAGGAAACCGTCCAGGTGGCTGGACGACCTTTGGAAATCAAAGAGGGAAGTCTTCTGCATTGAGACCTACCTGGAGGATGAGGACCAGTTGCATCTCGTGGCCAGACATTTGCAAGAAATATCCAAGGAAGCAGACGAGGCCCTGCTCTCGCTGGCAAGAGGAGACAGAGTCCGGTTTACCATGGAGGTTCTTCTTCCAGAAGCAATCATCTGCTCCATCGCTGCCCTGGATGAGCTCAGCTACAAGGAGGCAGAAGAGAAGTACCTGCGTGGCCCACCCGTGCACTACCGTGAAAAAGAGCTCTTTGACAAGACCATCCTAAAGGCTGCCCGGAAGAGGTCAGCATCCAGGATTCGGGCTGCCAGGGACCCCTCTGCACCCACTCCTTAGAAGGGAGCTTCCTTCTTTCAGCCATCACCCCTTCAGCTCCACCTCCAAAAGAGGACCATCTGGGAGACCCTGGGGTTTGCTATGGCCACTGTGAAAGCTCCTCACTGCATACATgtttctcccctcccacccacccaccccaccccaccccaccctcgaAATAAACGTTCATGTCCGTGCTTGACAATGCAGATGTCCACATCGGCTCGACAATTCCTGTAAGCTTCAGGCCAGGCCTAGCCCTCTTTAGCCTGTGCCCAAGGCGCCGTCGGGGCGCCTCTCTGGAACGTCACCAGCCATGGGTGGAGTATTAGCTAGCTATGCACAGCCTTGCATTCTCTGCACGGACCCCACGCACCCAGATAGCACACCAGGTCCCTGATGACACTGTGTCTCTCCCTGTCCTCTCTAGGGTGCTATGGATGGGCCCGGATTCCACTGTTTTCTCCATTACCTCATTCTTGCTCACTCACATTGAAGGAGAGGAACAGATGTGTGCTTTGAGCTGTGCTTTGAAGCCAAAGAAGGGGTTGGAAATATTGTGACCTTGGAGATAGCCTGATTTCAAacaacttacacacacactctctctctgtctctgtctctgtctctgtgtgtgtgtgtgtgtgtgtgtgtgtgtgtgtgtgtgtgtgtatgtgtgataggTCAGaatctggtatcttcttcagctATTCCCTCTctaatttttgaaacaggatctctggACCTGTCACTTGCTCACTGATTGTGCTAGATTGACTGGCCAggcagggtttgtttttttttttttttttttttttgatcctcctgtcgctccctggtgctgagattaaacatACCTGtccatatactttttttttttaatgagtactGGGTAATGAACTCAGGGTGTCACCTCATGCAGGAAGCACTTTACATTCTCAGCCATCCTCTGCTCCCCAGAGACTTCATACTCTTAATGAGAAAGATTTGCCAACCTCGTGGGCTGACTCTCTGCAGCAAACATCAGTATCCCAGCTTTTCTCACATTTCAGAGATCAGAGACTTGTGCTGCTTGCAAGAAAGGGAGGGGACCTAACATTCCTTGGAGTCACTGACCCCTGGGGTATACACGGATGAGAGACAGCCCTGCCATATCTCCCAGAAGCTCCTGTTTTCCGTCTTGAATCACAGTCCATGACATATTTTGGTGACAGGGAACTGAATTGGTGCCTATGTGGACTCTCAAGTACAACCTTATAGGCGCCTGAGTCCACTCTCCTATTGCTCTTGCCTGAATCTCTGAGTTCTGTAAAATGTAGTTTCTTTTTGTATTGATATTTTGCTTTATTCTGTTATTAGAATATAGGACACTTTATCTATGTTTATGGTTTCTTTAGGTTTACCCTCTGTCTTAATGTGTCTTCACTTTTGCCAAATGTCCATCAGGTGCAGTGTGTATTCTTGCCCTTCAGTTGGAACATTCTTTCATGTCCTTCTAAttaataatgttatttattttcagttttcctctgtttatttttaatccaGATGACCTCTCTATTGGTGGGCATGGGTTTCGAAATCACCCACTATCAGTGTAGTGGTTTTAAACTGTGGGTTTACATTTTTCCATCAAATTGTGTGTACCTGTATTTGGTGcatatatttttagatttgtgtTTTCCTCTCAACTTATTGTTCCATTGATGAGAATAAGTGAATCTTCTTTATCTCTCCTCTTCTGGGatagaattttattttgtgttatattAAAATAGCCATACCTGTATTTTTTAGAGGCAACAAAATAATGGCGCCTATTTTCCAATTCAATATATTCATCTGCATCTTTTTCATGTGGAACTGAGACTATTAATATAGAgagttgttttttaaagatatgtattaattctttcattttgtatatttatgtTGTTTACTTTGACATATTTTGATTGGCTGTCCTGTTATTATTTATGCTCCAACAGTGGCCTCTTTGATGTATTTATCCTTTATTTCTGATGAGAATATTCCTTTTAGTGTCTTCTGTAGAGCTGGCTTAGTGTCCACAAGTTCCTTTCGTCTctttttatcatgaaaaaaaattaattttccctttattttgATAGATAATTTTGCTAAGTATAATAGGTTTGGCAGTTGTGGTCTTGTAGAGCTTGAAATACATCTGTGCAGGATCTTCTGGTTTTAAATATTGCTATTAAATAAtcagatgttattctgatgggcctGCCCATATAAGTgactttattattctttctttcataCCCTTTCTTTTGTCTGTGATTTTAGTGTTTTTACCATAATATATAATAGGGGGTTCTTTTcttgtctatttgatgttctgtaggTTTCTTGTGTACCTACAAGATGTGTATCTCTTTTTCTAGAttttggaaattttcttttatgattttattgaaaatattttctattgctTTGGTGCAGAATGCCCTTAATTTGAAGATTTACTCCTTTCATGGTGTTTCATAATTCTTACATGTTCTATTAAGGAATAATCTAATTCCTCTACCTTGTCCTCCAGCTTGATACTCTTTTTCCTCATGTCTCATTCATTGATGAGGCTTTCCACCAAGCTATTAATTCGTCTAAttgagttttcattttcagtatcatttcattttggtttgtCTTCAGCACTAATATCTCTTTGCTGAAATCTATTTTCGTATCTTTGATTGACTTCCTGATTGCATTcagctttgtgtctttctcttGGAGTACATTAATGGTTTCTTTGAGTTATTTTAATATAGTTAAAATCATTCTTCTGAACTCTTTGTCTATAAGTTCTTACTGAGACTCTTTACTATGAGACCAGTAATTTTTGGAGAAAGTATGTTATCTTGGTATTTTtgtgttgatttgtttttgtgcTGGACTTGCGCATCTGGAGTTGGTTTGTTGGCtgagtttctcttttttattttttaattcacattgcctttcttctttcagtgGTGGTGTTTACAATGCTCAGAAGAGGACTAATTCATAGTAATATTGAGGTGTGGTTTTCCTCTGTGACACCGATATTTAGGCCAGAGTCTCTATGTCTAGTCTTTCTCCTGTGGGTTGTAGAATCTGTCCTTTGGGTCTTGCCCTGGGTCAGATCTGGTCCCTACCTTGGGTCTGCAGCTTCCTTTGAAGCAGCAGCAAGATGTGCATTCCCATCACATATGGAGGACTCCAGTCTTTATTCTGGGTCAACAGCTTCCTCTGCTGCTGGGAGATGTCAAGACCAACATTTCACATCGGTTCTGGTATCCACCTTCTTCCAGTATGACCTCACTCACCTAAATTAAACTAAGTGTTCAGCAACCCTATCCCCCaataaggtcacattctgaggtAATAAGAGCCAGAGACTTCCTCTTAATAGTGTGGATTTGTGAAAAATTGAATCCACAGCACCCAGGAACCCAGGACCATGGAGTCTCCATCAGATGACTGGCACAGAAGCCCATGCGTTTGGGTAAAGACCTCTTTCTTGCAAGACGTTGCCTTGTTCATGAATGTTGGCTGACTCCTGAAGTACCACTCAACCCCATGAGCCAAAAGGGCAAGCCAGGCAGACCATGTAGGCTGGTAAGCTGAGCTAGAAGGAACAGGGGCCCTTGGGTTACATGTCCATGACTCCAGGCTGGACAATCAGGCTGCCACGTCCATttgtgctgctgtaacaaaatacctgagacagaTTAACTTACACTAAAAGTATAAATTTACCTCTTACAGTTTTGGGTGTTGGATCACTCACTCCTGCTTAGTTTGAGAATCTATCCAGATGGTCTTCAAGGCAAGCTCAATCCATCACTGATTCCCAGTGAGCTTGAAGCTAGCTAAATTGTATCATCATCTTATCTCTCTGGTGTCTTCATTCCCCACAGAGTctcctcactctgtgtgtgtgtgtgtgtgtgtgtgtgtgtgtgtgtgtgtgtgtgtgtgtggtgtgtgggggtgggtggtgcgtgcgcgtgcgcacgcATGCGTGCGTCTATTTACTATTGGCTCTTACAACCTAGAAGACAGACTCACTTGCCATCCTAGGCAATGTGATCCTGCAAGGCCCCTTTTGGTAAGGGCACCTGCTTGCTTTCCAGGAGGGAGTACTTAATGCTTAAAAGCAGAGACCTATCCACCATTTATCTGGTGATGACATGTGAATAAGTGCTACTAATATGGATAAAGGAAGATAGAGGGGTCAGAGTACAGGCACGAAGAGTAGGACACCAAGCTAGGAACTATGGAAAAGAATTGCAGTCCCTGGCCATAGTTGATAGCCTCTGCTGGTGGGAGAGATTTGGAGGtgagaaatgaaggaaaggggaggaagttTCCTGCCGCCTTTGCTCAAATAACCTGATAGAAGGCAGAGTCATTTGTATAGATGTGGGAAGCCCAGGGAAAGAGCAGGTATGCAAAGGTGCTTGAAGCACCCTAGTTGAAATATCTGAATTATTAAATGCCTGAGGGGCATCCAAATGGACAGTCTGATACAcatgggcagagctggagaagggatCATGACCAGCACAGAACACCTCTGGAAAGAATGTCCAAAACCTGCAGCTAGGAGACCACCCACACTATATTATATTGAGGTCCAACaaaggaataggaagaagagaaggaggtgggggggggggaggtagaaGGATAACTTCAACTGAAAGGCAAGAAAAGAGGCAGGAGGTCAGTTCAAATGCAGGAAGGGGTGTCCCAGAAGCCAAGAAAggaaagatagagaaagaaaagctACTAACTGCTCAGAGATAGAGACATTGGGTACAgagaagagacaaaggaaaatCAGCTGAGGTGTCACAACCCATGCCCTAGTGTAGAGGGAGGAAAATGAGCCTATAAAGAAGCAAAGCCCTCActtggagagaaggaagagagggaaagagggaaaggagaaacaaGCCTAAAAACAGGGGAAATGTGTTGATAATCTGTTTGCAAGCCCACTGGGCCAGCTGGTAGCACTAGATCATCCTGCATATTTATGTTCCCAAGGGAATACCTTCTCTGGGGAAAAACCCAGAAAAATTACACCCAAACCAAGAAGGAAGACCAGGTATTTATTGTATGAGCCATGACAGGTCAAACAAGGAATTTCAGTAGACAGAAATTCTTACATCAGATATTAACAGCAGTAACTGGTCAGCATGAGAACAGGCAGTTTGGGCCCTAGAGGTTGAGTAAGGGAGGGATTAGATGCTTTAGACCAATTGAGAAAGTTGGGTTGTAACAGAAGACTTACaattctccccccaccccccgccccaccAAAAGCACTTGCCTTCAGGCTGTGGATAATCATAATAGGAATCGCAGGGGCAAGAAAGAGAACTGCCCATGACAAACGGAAGACCAAGTGTGAGGTCAAGTTGAATGTAACCTGTTTTGGGCAATGGTTGCATGTACACAATGAGAGTGCCTTCAGCTTTGATGCCGTTTTCTCCTGAAAACAGGCCAAAGACCTGTCTGTAGGATGGGGCTGGGCATGAGGAAGGGGCAAAAGAGATACACAGAAGATGAACCAGGAGtggaagatgaaattttaagaggATGCACAATATAATAACCTATTAAGGAAATGCCAAGCACATGTTGGTGCATGAGGTAGTAATTCTCCCTTTGGGGGGTGTTCAATGGTCAAGGCTGAAAGGCTGCTTGGGTTGTAGGACGGAGATGAGTGCTCCCACACTGCTAATTGGAGAGAACATGGGTTGCTCCACTCACAGCAGATAACGGATTAATGGAAGCCTACTTGGACACAGCCCAAGTCTCAGCAAGGTCACTTTCTGGTGTACACCCCAGAGCCTTCCTCACTGCCAGAGGTTCAGGAAGGCAGGTAGGATGCTAGTGGCAGCACTGTCTGAAACAGTCTAACATGACAACAACCTAAATAGAGCTCACGACAATAAGCCAAGGCAGTATGAGTGAGATGGACACCACTAGGGAAACTTTTCCCAGTAGTGAAAGTCAAGTGCCCAGAGTATGGtgcccaaagaaagaaaaagggggcaAGAAAGGATATGTAGAGATCTGACCTTCTGTGAACCTGCTTGCCTTCTCACTGGCAGAGATGTTGTGCATCTCTGGACTCTTGGTGACTGGAGAGAGTCAGGGTGATAAGAGTGGTAGGGACTGAAACTCTGTTTTGAGCCAGGGTAGCACAACTATGAGGGGATGTCTACCCCAGGCAGCAGAAGATATAGGGCAGGGGAGGGATTGACTGATGGTAAAACACATAGGGAGGCTTCTGGGATTTAGGCCACCCATGCCACCTTCAACACCAAGAGAGTCGTGTCCCAGAGCCTGCAAGGCTATTGACACAGGGGGCAGGGAAATGTTGAGCACCTCACTGCCATCACAGTGCTTCTTCCTACATGAATTTAGGCAGAATTCCCAGAAACTATAAACTTTTCTGCAACAAGAATGGGCAGGGACTGGCCCAAAGACAGCCAGTAAGATACAAGTCCAAGTGTTTGGGCTTCAGATCTCAAAAGCAGCTTTTCAAGAACCTGGATATACAGCAGGCAGAGCAGGAAAGGCCTGCCTGATGCTGGACCACCCCTCCTGTGAGCTGGCCACAGGCACCAAGGGCAGCAAAGCATGCATGCCCCACGGTAGTGAGCATGCCTACAGCCCCTTCCACTGGATGGGCATCACCCAGATGGTGCATGCTCCGTGGGGAGTGGTGAGATGGGGTGTGTGCGTTCATGTGGTATCTATTTCAGGGACTCTACCTAGACCAGGTGTTgcttgcccagctctgtcactggaCTAGGTCCAGATAGGGACTCACCAGGGGAAAAAGCCTCAGAGCCCCTGCTCCCTGGCCTTGATCAGGAGACAAAGCTGGAGGGGGCGCCACAGCTTTCTGATGCCCTTCTGTGGAGAGACCCCTGAGCACTCTGTGTCCCCTGTGCCAGTGGCATAGATGTACGATGGGGGAGGGGTCAGCAGCAGGTTACATCACCAGTGGCCGGCCCATTGACATCACCGGAGGTCCCAGGTTGCCAAGGGCTAGGCGACAGCCTTGTCTTGTGATCTTCCTGCGCCAATGGCCTGGCTGGCTTGCTCCCGAaggacggtgtgtgtgtgtgtgtgtgtgtgtgtgtgttccagcgCCACCATACCCCCGCCCcaagtccgtgtgtgtgtgtgtgtgtgtgtgtgtgtgtgtgtgtgtgtgtctgtgctccaGCGCCACCATACCCCCGCCCCAAGTCCGCACTGCAGAGAGTAGTGTTAAGCTTGCGCCCACACTGTTCTTCGTGAGTGCGCAACTATAAGGCTAGAGAGAGCAAGGGAGCTGGCTGGCGAGAGAACCTGGAGAGCAGCCCGGGGAATCCTTGCTGTGAGGCCGAAGGAGGAAGGATCCTGCTCCTAGGAGGTACCAAACCCTGGGAGGGTACTACTGGCCCTGACAAACCCCGCCCCAACCCGCAGGCCTGTGGGAGTTGGACTGCAGGGAGATACTGGGCTAGGGAAGGCCTGTGCCTGAGGCATGGGGTGGGATGCAGAAGCATcgtctaaggcagtggttctcaacattcctaatgctatggccctttaatacaattcctcatgttgtggtgacccccaaccataaaattattttcgttgccacttcatacctgtaattttgctactgttatgaatagtaatgtagatatctgtgttTGCCAGTGGTCTTGGGAGACCCCCGTGAAAAGGTCTTTCGACCTgaagggttgcgacccacaggttgagaacctcttcTCTAGGGCTAGTGGATGGgaaggggcgggggtggggaggagtggaCATTAACCTCCTCTCTCCCTGTTTTTGTTTACAGGCTGTGGAGACCTAGACTGGTCTCTAAGTAAGTCCTAGCCTAGGCTCCTGTCCCAACCTGACCTGCTTCTGGGGAAACTGTTTCCTGCTCCTAGTGTGAGCCTTGCCAAAATTTCAGGTTATGGCGGTGGAGATGCTACAGGACTGGTGCAGGTGGATGGGTGTCAGCGCTCGTAGGGGCCTGCTTATCCTAGGCATCCTGGAGGACTGCAGTGAAGCTGAATTCCAAGAGTCCCTGGAGGCTGCCCTGTGGCCCATGGGCCACTTTATTGTGCTGGGCAAAGTATTTCGTGAAGAGGATAATGCCACTGCAGCCCTGGTTGAGCTTGACCGGAAAGTCAACTATGCTTTGGTCCCAAGGGAAATCCTAGGCACTCGGGGACCCTGAAACGTGGTCTTTGTGCCCCGTTGCTCCACCGAAGAGCTTCTTGGTCGTGTTTTTCACTTCTTGGAGCAACAGGGGCAGACGGTGGATAGTGTACCTGGAGCCCTGGGCCTGGAGCTGGACAGAGTATGCAGGCTCCAGTCAGTTAGTCAGGCAATCCAGCCCTGGGTGGAGACCTTGCAGTACCAGAGCTTGGGTGTGTTTTCTGGGAGGGTTCAGCCAGCCCCTGGGGAGGAATACTTTGAGGCCTGGCTAGACCACACCACTGACATGTTTCAGGTGTGGCAAAGGGTCccagaaagggagaagaggagacgATTGCTGGAGGGCTTGCGGGGGACTGCCCTGTACCTTGTACATGGGCTGTTAGCAGAGAATCCAGCAAGGACTGCAGAGGACTGCCTAGAGG contains these protein-coding regions:
- the LOC131902003 gene encoding PWWP domain-containing DNA repair factor 4-like, which codes for MDSAEYVLCGWKGQLWPARVLSRPGISAHSKRRGASFLEVQILPVGEKTRVRSTEARPLTKSETVTIASLAGKESQGKSSPRQTRAYRKALKVALDVLGEGTCLYQGGRAGGRRTSTAAPKVRKEQASSSPHQRLHLQGRNQKGQGLSHRSPGKRGRPGPVLMGSPNMPAVQGGKARAHSAVGHAHFEMQGNMLRRTRVWPGSCKTPAGNAGDNPSKRKLSTSKLRSLSAPASREGALDKNEQQAASGPPRHASTLPRALKQQARCGGLENRAIGAQRKTTLPENKEDPGRGTPKPDSKGASAACMPPFPRLRRSLRIASRKRKIHVLCAQCGLPELETKVHSKVTNTRVKRRAAGVQEDRQATNVASAQEPSTIERGMLVWFKFQDLPFWPAVVKSVSKNDKIARVLLIEGNMQFEHRGVRVPLRKLKHLDCGAKLSLLRRASRVYSQGINWCLSVIDHYREDLACGSFLGSFMDYYTSQASYPLRRAIQEGDLHIDFPKVSYADLEDWEEETALGGKGPRKKLLPDRMRAAWDRANQKLVDFIVKRKGADQHLLDIVKGRKPSRWLDDLWKSKREVFCIETYLEDEDQLHLVARHLQEISKEADEALLSLARGDRVRFTMEVLLPEAIICSIAALDELSYKEAEEKYLRGPPVHYREKELFDKTILKAARKRSASRIRAARDPSAPTP
- the LOC131902008 gene encoding LOW QUALITY PROTEIN: paraneoplastic antigen-like protein 6B (The sequence of the model RefSeq protein was modified relative to this genomic sequence to represent the inferred CDS: substituted 1 base at 1 genomic stop codon); its protein translation is MAVEMLQDWCRWMGVSARRGLLILGILEDCSEAEFQESLEAALWPMGHFIVLGKVFREEDNATAALVELDRKVNYALVPREILGTRGPXNVVFVPRCSTEELLGRVFHFLEQQGQTVDSVPGALGLELDRVCRLQSVSQAIQPWVETLQYQSLGVFSGRVQPAPGEEYFEAWLDHTTDMFQVWQRVPEREKRRRLLEGLRGTALYLVHGLLAENPARTAEDCLEALTRVFGDNESQATIRMKCLTAQQQSDEQLSAFVLRLEVLLQKAIQKGALERTSTDDIRLRQVLTRANLNEPLDEALRRLRMIGRSPTFLELLGLIRETEEWEARLVSNMEAQVENEAGDLAPAWADGRVNAKAEDENVEKEEDEVEEQAEDEVEEEIEDHNPDHGPVDPSQAGPEEPPGAPTPAQMGSTPRECPGGPGWVPSSLA